The following proteins are co-located in the Candidatus Avedoeria danica genome:
- a CDS encoding type I restriction endonuclease subunit M, translating into MPTTEYSQPEPRPEERRRLPLFSLGEVVATPGALTACEEALADPRVYLRRHVTGDWGDLERDDKAANDEALTTGARILSAYSLPTDERLWIITEADRAYTTLLTPLEY; encoded by the coding sequence ATGCCAACAACCGAATATTCCCAGCCAGAGCCACGGCCCGAAGAACGGCGTCGCCTACCGTTGTTCTCTTTGGGGGAGGTCGTGGCAACGCCTGGGGCGCTCACCGCGTGCGAGGAGGCGCTTGCCGATCCGCGCGTCTATCTTCGTCGCCACGTCACGGGGGACTGGGGAGACCTTGAGCGTGATGACAAGGCCGCCAACGACGAGGCACTCACCACCGGCGCCCGGATACTCTCCGCCTACTCCCTTCCCACCGACGAGCGACTCTGGATCATTACCGAGGCAGACCGAGCGTACACGACGCTCCTCACGCCACTGGAGTATTGA
- a CDS encoding JAB domain-containing protein, which produces MSGLSQEQLRVLTLNTRHGLLGAHLVYQGTVRESPVRPAEVFRPAVVQQAPGVIVAHNHPSGDPTPSPDDFALTRQLSQAGNLPGIRIVDHVIIAGSSFYSFREGGHIPTDTADRIAASDLMGCPLANYCWDDALVSNQK; this is translated from the coding sequence ATGAGCGGTCTCTCCCAGGAGCAGCTGCGAGTTCTGACCCTAAACACCCGCCACGGCCTGCTCGGGGCACATCTGGTGTACCAGGGCACCGTGCGAGAATCGCCGGTGCGCCCAGCCGAGGTCTTCCGCCCAGCGGTAGTGCAGCAAGCACCTGGCGTCATCGTCGCTCACAATCACCCCTCGGGCGATCCGACGCCCTCGCCCGACGACTTTGCCTTGACCCGCCAGCTTTCACAGGCGGGTAACCTGCCAGGTATCCGGATCGTTGACCATGTCATCATCGCCGGCTCATCGTTCTACAGTTTCCGCGAAGGCGGGCACATTCCAACAGATACTGCTGACAGGATTGCTGCCTCAGACCTCATGGGGTGCCCACTGGCGAACTATTGCTGGGATGACGCTCTTGTGTCCAACCAAAAGTGA
- a CDS encoding PIN domain-containing protein, which yields MSGFVLDTTVLIEYAQGVEPTTARVLELIEAKAELLICAVQLAEYYAGETPGTNPAMDAFIARLTLMPLTRPVALLAANYRYELALQDRRLRTPDALIAALARTTSATLVTNNVRDFPIPNITIERLGGNP from the coding sequence ATGAGCGGCTTTGTTCTCGATACCACCGTGCTCATCGAGTACGCGCAGGGGGTCGAGCCCACAACGGCGCGCGTACTTGAACTGATTGAGGCCAAGGCAGAACTGCTCATCTGCGCCGTTCAGTTGGCCGAGTATTACGCTGGCGAGACGCCGGGCACGAATCCGGCGATGGACGCCTTCATTGCGCGTCTCACACTCATGCCGCTGACTCGACCGGTGGCGTTGCTTGCCGCTAACTATCGATACGAACTGGCATTGCAGGACCGCCGGTTGCGAACGCCTGACGCCCTTATTGCCGCGCTCGCCCGAACGACATCGGCCACGCTTGTGACCAACAATGTGCGCGACTTCCCAATTCCCAACATCACGATTGAGAGACTGGGCGGAAATCCATAG
- a CDS encoding biotin--[acetyl-CoA-carboxylase] ligase produces MPRPSPTRCARPARDTVVACPSVASTMDAAAALAAAGTPDGAVVLADVQTAGRGRHGRAWLAPPGTALMLSIVLRPPVPPDRLPQALMAVALGALEAIAGRLPADAPLGLKWPNDIVVGDRKIAGLLAETTWRGSDRPVVIVGLGLNVSQARAALPDGAVSLRLAGARDLARTALAIDVLRAADRHYADVLAGVDLVPRWSARLSTLGRCVMVRDAVSGAVVAEGQATGSGQTGRWR; encoded by the coding sequence ATGCCGCGACCATCGCCCACGCGCTGCGCGCGCCCGGCTCGGGACACCGTCGTTGCCTGCCCGTCCGTCGCCTCGACGATGGATGCCGCGGCTGCCCTCGCCGCGGCCGGCACGCCTGACGGCGCCGTCGTGCTGGCCGACGTCCAGACGGCGGGCCGCGGCCGGCACGGGCGCGCCTGGCTGGCCCCGCCCGGCACGGCCTTGATGCTCTCGATCGTCCTGCGCCCGCCCGTCCCGCCCGATCGGCTCCCGCAGGCCCTGATGGCCGTCGCCCTCGGCGCCCTCGAAGCGATCGCCGGCCGTCTGCCGGCCGACGCGCCGCTTGGTCTCAAGTGGCCGAACGACATCGTCGTCGGCGACCGGAAGATCGCCGGGCTCCTGGCGGAAACGACGTGGCGGGGGAGCGACAGACCGGTCGTGATCGTCGGCCTTGGCCTCAACGTCTCCCAGGCGCGTGCGGCACTGCCTGACGGTGCGGTGAGCCTGCGGCTGGCAGGCGCGCGCGATCTCGCCCGCACCGCCCTCGCCATCGACGTCCTCCGCGCCGCCGACCGCCACTACGCCGACGTGCTCGCCGGTGTCGACCTCGTGCCGCGCTGGTCGGCGCGCCTTTCGACGCTCGGTCGTTGCGTCATGGTGCGCGACGCGGTGAGCGGGGCGGTGGTGGCCGAGGGGCAAGCGACGGGGTCGGGGCAGACGGGGCGTTGGAGGTGA
- a CDS encoding IS66 family transposase: MTAEALAALTREDLIRLVLSQAETIVRLEAKVSALEERLGQNSGNTSKPPSSDGPGAGGGEKRGRGRPRKIGRGGQPGHKGHSRSLVPTAEVDRVIPCREVECERCKAPLSGEDPHPLRYQVHEIPPQRLEVVEYQVHRLRCLACGHTTTGKPPPGVTSSRFGPRVHALVALLTGRLLLSKREVVEYFQMLYGDGPSAGTISAIERRMSMMLRAPVLAVVHAVRAAGIVYADETSWRQGKKGAWLWEAGAGKGLVFFRVQLGRGRMEAKRLLGKNFGGLAVVDMLGAYNWIALRQLCWAHVLRVFRAIAERKGSEWHGRRLEMAGYRVLADWRAWRDGKISRDEMTKRITVHRATIHALLERVADAGLAERSCRQSAWLLKREPLLWTFLNHEDVEPTNNLAERRVRRGVLMRKKTFGTDSVHGSRFVERILTATGCLREQERDVLAFLTDGYAAHLAGRPLPSLLPLPS, encoded by the coding sequence ATGACAGCAGAGGCGCTTGCGGCCCTGACGCGGGAGGATCTGATCCGCTTGGTGTTGAGCCAGGCAGAGACGATCGTGCGTTTGGAGGCGAAGGTCAGCGCGCTCGAGGAACGGCTGGGCCAGAACTCGGGCAACACGTCGAAGCCGCCGTCGAGCGACGGGCCAGGAGCCGGCGGAGGGGAGAAGCGAGGCCGAGGTCGGCCGCGAAAGATTGGTCGAGGCGGCCAGCCTGGTCACAAGGGTCACAGTCGATCGCTGGTGCCGACGGCCGAGGTCGATCGCGTGATCCCTTGCCGTGAAGTGGAATGCGAACGGTGCAAGGCACCGTTGTCGGGTGAGGATCCTCACCCGTTGCGATACCAAGTCCACGAGATCCCGCCGCAGCGGCTTGAGGTGGTGGAGTATCAGGTCCACCGACTTCGCTGCCTGGCATGCGGGCATACGACGACCGGCAAGCCGCCGCCGGGAGTGACGAGCAGCCGGTTCGGACCGCGGGTCCATGCCTTGGTGGCATTGCTGACGGGTCGGCTGCTGCTCTCCAAACGAGAGGTCGTGGAGTACTTCCAGATGCTCTACGGCGACGGGCCATCGGCCGGGACCATCAGCGCAATCGAGCGGCGTATGAGCATGATGCTCAGGGCGCCGGTGCTGGCGGTGGTCCATGCGGTCCGAGCGGCAGGCATCGTTTACGCCGACGAAACGAGTTGGCGGCAGGGGAAGAAGGGCGCCTGGCTGTGGGAGGCGGGCGCTGGCAAGGGGCTGGTGTTCTTCCGTGTCCAGCTGGGTCGAGGACGCATGGAAGCCAAGCGCCTGCTGGGTAAGAACTTTGGCGGCTTGGCCGTCGTCGACATGCTGGGTGCCTACAACTGGATCGCCCTGCGCCAGCTGTGCTGGGCTCATGTGCTGCGGGTCTTCCGCGCCATCGCGGAGCGTAAGGGCTCCGAGTGGCATGGTCGCCGGCTTGAGATGGCCGGTTACAGAGTGCTCGCTGACTGGCGGGCTTGGCGGGACGGCAAGATCTCTCGCGACGAGATGACCAAGCGCATCACCGTCCATCGCGCCACGATTCACGCGCTCCTGGAGCGCGTTGCCGACGCCGGACTCGCCGAGCGCAGCTGCAGGCAATCCGCCTGGCTGCTCAAACGCGAACCTCTGCTGTGGACGTTCCTCAACCACGAGGATGTCGAGCCCACCAACAACCTTGCCGAGCGCCGCGTTCGCCGCGGGGTGCTCATGCGCAAGAAGACCTTCGGCACCGATTCGGTCCACGGTAGCCGCTTCGTCGAACGCATCCTGACCGCCACCGGTTGTCTTCGTGAGCAAGAGCGCGACGTCCTCGCTTTCCTGACAGATGGCTACGCGGCCCACTTGGCTGGACGGCCCCTGCCGTCTCTGCTGCCGCTACCCAGCTGA